Proteins from a single region of Bacteroidales bacterium:
- the murB gene encoding UDP-N-acetylmuramate dehydrogenase, whose protein sequence is MLQIKKNIDLHPHNTFGITATADTYVESDNVSELRDFMNTPAVTSDRLILGGGSNILFVSDRCEMVIRPFFRGIEIIEEGNDHMLAKAYAGEVWDDFVAWCVQHHFSGVENLSGIPGNVGACPIQNIGAYGTEAKEIIEEVETIEISTGKIVRFDNHQCQFGYRDSFFKQNKGKYLITSVLFRLSKVFIPNLKYAGLRTAFSNHNEITLENTRKTVIGIRDQKIPDPKELGNAGSFFKNPTISSETAEPLKQEYEIPLYPVSDEWYKTSAAWLIEQCGWKGKQKGNVGTYQLQPLILVNYGKATGMEILEFANEIIESVYQRFGIRLEPEVNIV, encoded by the coding sequence ATGCTCCAGATCAAAAAAAATATCGATTTACACCCACATAATACATTCGGAATAACAGCAACGGCAGATACCTATGTTGAATCGGACAATGTTTCCGAATTACGTGATTTTATGAATACACCGGCGGTTACATCCGACCGGTTGATCCTGGGAGGAGGCAGTAATATACTGTTTGTTTCCGATCGGTGTGAAATGGTCATAAGGCCTTTTTTCAGAGGCATTGAGATAATAGAAGAAGGAAATGATCATATGCTGGCAAAAGCGTACGCAGGTGAAGTCTGGGACGATTTTGTAGCATGGTGTGTACAACATCATTTTTCAGGCGTGGAAAATTTATCAGGAATTCCCGGAAATGTTGGTGCGTGCCCCATACAGAATATAGGTGCCTATGGAACAGAAGCGAAAGAGATCATCGAAGAAGTGGAAACAATCGAAATATCAACAGGAAAAATAGTCCGGTTCGATAATCATCAATGTCAATTTGGTTATCGGGACAGTTTTTTTAAGCAAAACAAAGGGAAATACCTGATTACTTCCGTGTTGTTCCGGCTTTCCAAAGTATTTATCCCGAATTTAAAATATGCCGGACTAAGAACAGCATTCAGTAATCACAACGAAATTACCCTTGAAAATACCAGAAAAACCGTTATTGGGATCCGGGACCAAAAGATCCCTGATCCCAAAGAGCTAGGTAATGCCGGAAGCTTTTTTAAAAATCCGACCATATCTTCCGAAACAGCGGAACCGTTAAAACAGGAATACGAAATCCCTTTATATCCGGTATCAGATGAGTGGTACAAAACTTCTGCCGCATGGCTGATCGAACAATGTGGCTGGAAAGGAAAACAAAAGGGAAATGTCGGTACTTATCAATTACAGCCGCTCATCCTTGTCAACTATGGAAAAGCTACAGGTATGGAAATACTTGAATTTGCCAACGAAATTATTGAATCTGTTTACCAGCGATTCGGAATACGGTTAGAGCCGGAAGTAAATATAGTTTAG
- a CDS encoding DUF4091 domain-containing protein: MKIKIILFFFLLTNIPSYIFCQDKYARLYQIDPLYKILKERTYFHDEVDTISIAKGETATIQIVMKGFTDIKNLQISVDGISSGTAGLTGVESGWVGYVRVGRSYNPPSKDIIRSASDYFPDPIFTDSAFSIEAGEVQPLWISVPTDISTQPGLYTGNVKITGEVNKKRRTWEKEFYIRVYPVTLGRSPLLISNWSAHFNPVTLSYLNNNEKVDIYSPLYWELIEMHANIMASHRQNVHRIYPVWHTQYTYADGKYGFDFSRFDKEAEIFDKAGALERIEGGHLAWRSGAWDDPFYVEVPLPDNDDSRQLKRSPNPQGVENNIRFVLLPVGDERTQNFLTQFLPALRDHLEKKGWLDKYMQHIADEPTAGNAPSYKAISDHVRQYLPGVKIMDAVLTSKELSGTIDVWIPELSVFHRDYSFYQQLQKEGKEIWYYTCVGPRGNYANRFIELPLLQTRYLHWINYKYNATGYLHWGLNYWEKDQLTKDMSRDRGKLPAGDHCIIYPGYRKLYSSIRFEAMRDGIDDYQLLKMLEEKDPGKAREYVNAIILNFNNYDGSVRYFRAIRKNMLRLLSN, from the coding sequence ATGAAAATTAAGATCATCCTGTTTTTTTTCCTTTTGACAAATATCCCTTCGTATATTTTTTGTCAGGACAAATATGCCCGGCTATACCAGATAGATCCCTTATACAAGATATTAAAAGAACGGACTTATTTTCATGATGAGGTAGATACCATCAGTATCGCCAAAGGCGAAACAGCCACCATCCAGATTGTCATGAAAGGATTCACCGATATAAAAAACCTACAAATTTCGGTAGACGGGATTTCTTCCGGAACTGCCGGACTAACAGGAGTCGAATCCGGCTGGGTGGGTTATGTCAGGGTAGGACGCTCCTATAATCCGCCATCTAAAGATATTATCCGGTCGGCTTCCGACTATTTCCCTGATCCTATATTTACCGATTCCGCCTTTTCGATTGAAGCCGGTGAAGTACAGCCTTTATGGATCTCCGTTCCGACGGACATATCTACGCAACCGGGACTTTATACTGGAAATGTGAAAATTACCGGCGAGGTCAACAAGAAAAGAAGAACCTGGGAAAAAGAATTTTATATCAGGGTCTATCCTGTAACACTAGGCCGTTCTCCTTTGCTGATATCCAATTGGTCGGCTCATTTTAATCCGGTTACATTAAGTTACCTGAACAACAATGAAAAGGTAGATATCTATTCACCCCTTTATTGGGAATTGATAGAAATGCATGCGAACATAATGGCTTCGCACCGCCAGAATGTTCACCGGATCTATCCTGTATGGCATACCCAATATACATATGCAGACGGCAAGTATGGTTTCGATTTCAGCCGGTTTGACAAAGAGGCGGAAATCTTTGATAAAGCCGGTGCCCTGGAAAGAATAGAAGGAGGTCACTTAGCCTGGCGTTCCGGAGCCTGGGATGATCCTTTCTATGTTGAAGTACCATTACCGGATAATGACGACAGTCGTCAACTAAAGAGATCACCAAATCCCCAGGGAGTTGAAAACAATATTCGTTTCGTGCTGTTGCCCGTCGGAGACGAACGTACACAAAATTTCCTGACCCAGTTCCTGCCGGCACTCAGGGATCATCTGGAAAAAAAAGGATGGTTGGATAAATATATGCAGCACATAGCAGATGAACCTACAGCTGGTAACGCCCCTTCGTATAAGGCAATCAGCGATCATGTCCGGCAATATTTACCGGGAGTGAAAATTATGGATGCGGTGCTGACTTCAAAGGAATTATCAGGCACAATCGATGTCTGGATCCCCGAACTGAGTGTATTCCACCGTGACTACAGCTTCTACCAGCAACTTCAAAAAGAAGGAAAAGAAATATGGTATTACACCTGCGTTGGGCCCCGTGGTAATTATGCTAATCGTTTTATCGAATTACCCCTTCTGCAGACCCGCTATTTACACTGGATCAACTATAAATACAATGCCACCGGATACCTCCACTGGGGGTTGAATTACTGGGAAAAAGACCAGTTGACCAAAGATATGTCCCGTGACAGGGGTAAACTGCCTGCCGGGGATCATTGCATCATCTATCCCGGATACAGGAAATTATACAGTTCGATACGTTTTGAAGCCATGAGGGACGGGATCGACGATTACCAGCTATTGAAAATGCTTGAAGAGAAAGATCCCGGTAAGGCGCGTGAATATGTTAATGCGATTATTTTAAACTTCAATAATTATGACGGAAGCGTAAGATATTTCAGGGCCATACGTAAAAACATGTTACGTTTATTAAGTAATTAA
- a CDS encoding DUF1848 domain-containing protein yields MIISASRRTDIPAFYSKWFFSRIKEGYLLVPNPYDKKMLSRVRLDPEVVDCIVFWTKNPKPMLGQLDHLKDYPYYFQYTINPYGKEIEINLPSLEKRIDTFKSLSDMIGREKVVWRYDPLFSNEKYTVDFHKEAFSTIAYALRDHTERCMLGFIDHYNHIRKAVEKFDIRPLEKEKTEEMAISFRKIIEAYSIQLDTCTVKTDLRHLGIPGGLCVDHELIERIIGYPIMAKKDRNQRNICNCIESIDIGTYETCLNGCIYCYAIKGNYLTAEGNHKHHYPDSPLMIGTVNDDAVIKDREMKRLKIDQPRLF; encoded by the coding sequence ATGATCATCAGCGCAAGCCGCAGAACAGACATTCCCGCATTTTATTCAAAGTGGTTCTTTAGCCGGATAAAAGAGGGGTATCTGCTGGTACCCAACCCATACGACAAAAAAATGCTCAGCAGAGTAAGGCTTGATCCTGAAGTGGTGGACTGTATCGTCTTCTGGACAAAGAATCCTAAACCGATGCTTGGTCAGCTGGATCATTTGAAAGACTATCCATATTATTTTCAGTATACGATCAACCCATACGGAAAAGAAATTGAAATAAATCTGCCATCGTTAGAAAAACGTATTGATACGTTTAAGTCCCTTTCCGATATGATAGGTAGGGAAAAGGTAGTCTGGCGTTACGATCCGTTGTTCTCCAATGAAAAATACACGGTTGATTTCCATAAAGAAGCATTTTCAACGATCGCATACGCACTGCGTGACCATACGGAAAGATGCATGCTGGGTTTTATCGACCATTACAATCATATCCGTAAGGCGGTTGAAAAGTTCGATATCCGGCCTTTGGAAAAAGAAAAAACAGAAGAGATGGCTATTTCGTTCAGAAAGATCATCGAAGCATACTCTATTCAACTGGATACCTGTACCGTTAAGACAGATCTCCGGCATTTAGGCATCCCGGGCGGATTATGTGTTGACCATGAACTGATCGAACGGATCATCGGTTATCCGATCATGGCCAAAAAGGACAGGAACCAACGTAATATATGTAATTGCATCGAAAGCATTGATATCGGTACTTATGAGACCTGCCTCAACGGCTGCATTTATTGTTATGCCATCAAAGGAAATTACCTGACAGCAGAGGGCAATCATAAGCATCATTATCCTGATTCGCCGCTTATGATAGGAACGGTAAACGATGATGCTGTCATCAAAGACCGCGAAATGAAGCGCCTTAAGATCGATCAACCGAGGTTATTTTAA
- a CDS encoding CPP1-like family protein, translating to MEGLGILWSIIIGIAAGAIAGWIMKGRGFGIVINLIVGLVGSLLGGWIYRLLGIGSGGILGTLLMSVIGAVVLLWIISLFKKKS from the coding sequence GTGGAAGGATTAGGAATTCTTTGGTCTATCATCATTGGTATCGCAGCAGGTGCAATAGCCGGATGGATAATGAAAGGACGTGGTTTTGGAATAGTTATAAACCTTATTGTCGGTTTAGTCGGCAGTTTACTTGGTGGGTGGATATACAGACTATTAGGGATAGGTAGTGGAGGTATATTAGGTACTTTACTGATGTCAGTAATAGGTGCGGTAGTGTTGCTTTGGATAATTTCTTTATTCAAAAAAAAGTCTTAA
- a CDS encoding alpha-amylase — protein MKNGVMMQYFEWNLPNDGNFWKQLKEDAKHLSEIGVTSVWIPPAYKADEQQDEGYATYDLFDLGEFDQKGTIRTKYGTKQELIDAIDELHKYQISVYLDTVMNHKAGGEYTEKFFAQEVDFNDRTKTISDPYEIEAYTGFNFPGRDNKYSDFKWHWYHFSGTDYNAANKKTAIYRILGEGKDWSKAVDNENFNYDYLMFNDIDLDHPEVVVELGRWGRWVSTELNLDGMRLDAIKHMDANFLKKFLDEVRSERGDNFFAVGEYWKEDFDALQEYLDITGHSLNLFDVPLHYKFFQASQQGRDFDLTNLPDGTLVAQLPENAVTFVDNHDSQRGSSLESQIKSWFKPLAYGIILLMEKGYPCIFYGDYYRMKDVESPHRKILDILLDTRAKYAFGKQNYYFDHPNTVGFTREGDDIRENSGLALLVSNGEDGDKVMYVGKHHKGETWHEITGSIGEETTIDEDGNARFKVHGGKLAVWVKK, from the coding sequence ATGAAGAATGGTGTAATGATGCAGTATTTCGAATGGAATCTGCCAAACGATGGAAATTTCTGGAAACAATTAAAAGAAGATGCAAAACATTTAAGTGAAATCGGCGTTACCTCAGTATGGATTCCGCCTGCGTATAAAGCCGACGAACAACAGGATGAAGGATATGCAACATATGACCTGTTCGATTTAGGTGAATTCGATCAAAAAGGCACTATTCGTACTAAATACGGAACAAAACAGGAACTGATTGATGCAATTGACGAACTTCATAAATACCAGATATCTGTCTATCTGGATACCGTTATGAACCATAAGGCAGGAGGTGAATATACGGAAAAGTTTTTTGCTCAGGAAGTAGATTTCAATGATCGCACAAAAACAATTAGCGATCCGTATGAAATAGAAGCGTACACGGGCTTTAATTTCCCCGGACGAGATAATAAATATTCGGATTTTAAGTGGCATTGGTATCATTTCTCCGGAACTGATTACAATGCGGCAAACAAGAAAACAGCCATATACCGGATTTTAGGAGAAGGGAAAGACTGGAGTAAGGCAGTAGATAATGAAAACTTCAATTATGACTACCTGATGTTTAATGATATTGATCTTGATCATCCCGAAGTAGTAGTAGAATTAGGCAGATGGGGGCGATGGGTCTCTACAGAGCTTAATCTGGATGGAATGCGTTTAGACGCCATCAAACATATGGATGCTAATTTTCTTAAAAAATTTCTCGATGAAGTACGTTCCGAACGGGGGGATAACTTTTTCGCGGTAGGCGAATATTGGAAAGAAGATTTTGATGCTTTACAGGAATACCTGGATATAACGGGCCATAGTCTTAATTTATTTGATGTTCCGCTGCATTATAAATTTTTTCAGGCTTCGCAACAAGGACGTGATTTTGATTTAACAAATCTGCCTGACGGTACGTTGGTAGCACAACTTCCGGAAAACGCTGTTACATTTGTCGACAATCATGACTCTCAACGTGGCAGTTCACTCGAATCACAAATAAAATCATGGTTTAAACCGTTAGCATATGGGATTATATTGTTGATGGAAAAAGGGTATCCATGCATCTTTTACGGAGACTATTACCGTATGAAAGATGTTGAATCGCCCCACCGTAAAATTCTTGATATTTTGTTGGATACACGTGCGAAATATGCATTCGGCAAACAGAATTATTATTTCGACCATCCAAATACGGTTGGTTTTACCCGCGAAGGTGATGATATACGGGAAAATTCAGGATTGGCGCTACTTGTTTCAAATGGTGAAGATGGCGACAAAGTGATGTATGTGGGGAAACACCATAAAGGTGAAACCTGGCATGAAATAACCGGAAGCATCGGGGAGGAAACCACCATAGATGAAGATGGAAATGCCCGGTTCAAAGTACATGGTGGAAAACTTGCAGTTTGGGTAAAAAAATAA
- a CDS encoding FAD-binding oxidoreductase: MDLYSGLPYWIAKNPLYNYFNPLKSDHSADVVIIGAGITGALVANELCTAGIKCTIIDKRSITTGSSTASTALLQYEIDTPLCEMVEMIGEDASVMAYRACLQSITDIENVFKSIGFNPDFERVPSIYYASNKKGKKLIEKEYEIRKKHKLPVNFLNKKELLNKYGIKASGCLENNVSAQIDAYKAATHLIDYHMNKKDLTVFTHTEVDKCSETSKGYELITTDGKKIKCKNVVIAAGFEAGRFLPEPVMKLTSTYAIISQPVDEKYIWHKRSLIWETKEPYLYIRTDNKNRIIVGGEDEEFKDPVKRDRLLRKKVAVLERKIKKLFPHIPFKTDMAWCGTFSSTKDGLPYIGSLPGKERMFYALGYGGNGITFSMIAAQLIRNKLEGIKDERETVFGFCRGGRT, translated from the coding sequence ATGGATTTATATTCAGGACTGCCTTATTGGATAGCAAAGAACCCGCTTTATAACTATTTCAATCCGCTGAAGTCTGATCACTCTGCCGATGTCGTTATCATTGGAGCGGGCATAACAGGGGCTTTGGTGGCGAATGAGTTATGTACAGCTGGTATCAAATGTACGATAATAGATAAACGCAGTATCACTACAGGTAGCTCTACGGCAAGTACTGCATTGTTGCAATACGAGATAGATACACCGTTGTGCGAAATGGTGGAGATGATAGGAGAGGACGCATCAGTGATGGCTTATCGGGCCTGTCTTCAGTCGATAACCGATATTGAAAATGTTTTCAAATCTATTGGTTTTAATCCTGATTTTGAAAGAGTCCCCAGTATTTATTATGCCAGTAATAAGAAGGGGAAAAAACTTATAGAGAAAGAATACGAGATAAGAAAGAAGCATAAATTACCGGTCAATTTCTTAAATAAGAAGGAGTTGCTTAATAAATATGGGATTAAGGCATCAGGATGCCTTGAGAATAACGTATCGGCACAGATAGATGCCTATAAAGCAGCTACTCATCTCATAGACTATCACATGAATAAAAAAGACCTGACTGTTTTTACGCATACAGAGGTTGATAAATGCTCAGAGACATCAAAAGGTTATGAGTTAATTACTACAGATGGGAAAAAAATCAAGTGTAAGAATGTAGTCATTGCTGCCGGTTTTGAAGCCGGAAGATTCCTGCCTGAACCAGTAATGAAACTGACGTCGACATATGCAATTATATCACAACCGGTAGACGAGAAATATATATGGCATAAGCGAAGCCTCATTTGGGAAACCAAAGAACCATATCTGTATATCCGTACCGATAATAAGAATCGGATCATAGTAGGAGGAGAAGACGAAGAATTTAAGGATCCTGTAAAAAGGGATCGGTTATTAAGAAAGAAAGTTGCAGTATTAGAAAGAAAAATAAAGAAACTGTTTCCTCATATCCCGTTCAAAACGGATATGGCATGGTGTGGAACATTCAGTTCGACGAAAGACGGATTACCTTATATCGGAAGCCTGCCGGGTAAAGAAAGAATGTTTTATGCACTGGGGTATGGGGGAAATGGGATAACATTCAGCATGATCGCTGCACAGCTTATAAGGAATAAACTGGAAGGGATTAAAGACGAAAGAGAAACAGTCTTTGGATTTTGCAGGGGAGGAAGGACGTAA
- the umuD gene encoding translesion error-prone DNA polymerase V autoproteolytic subunit, translating to MSVDTKFLLPLFEGLKAGFPSPAADYIDVAIDLNKELIKHPASTFLGRVSGDSMKDANLDDGDLLVIDKSIRPAHGMMAVCFLDGEFTIKYIKIDGENILLVPANDAYDPILVTQDDNFVVWGIVTSIIKKPKELDDVRAG from the coding sequence ATGTCAGTTGACACAAAATTTTTATTGCCTTTATTCGAGGGGTTAAAGGCGGGGTTTCCGTCACCGGCGGCAGACTATATTGATGTAGCGATCGACTTAAATAAGGAGTTGATCAAACATCCTGCATCTACATTTTTAGGAAGAGTTTCAGGAGACAGCATGAAAGATGCCAACCTGGATGATGGCGATTTACTTGTTATAGATAAATCCATCCGTCCGGCTCATGGTATGATGGCAGTATGTTTTCTGGATGGGGAATTCACAATCAAGTACATAAAGATAGATGGTGAAAACATCTTACTTGTTCCGGCAAATGATGCCTATGATCCGATACTGGTAACACAGGACGATAATTTTGTTGTTTGGGGCATAGTGACAAGTATCATCAAAAAGCCAAAGGAGTTGGATGATGTTCGGGCTGGTTGA
- a CDS encoding Y-family DNA polymerase has protein sequence MFGLVDGNNFFVSCQRVFRPDLNGRPVIVLSNNDGCAIARSNEAKALGIRMGDPAFKIRDIIRKYDVVVFSSAYSLYGDMSARMMMMFQSYVPEIEIYSIDEAFLNFSGMEHFNLKEYGSLIVQETTRGTGIPVSLGIAPTKTLAKVANRFAKKIKEYKGLCIIDSEEKRIKALQMTEISDVWGIGRRYSIRLNKIGVKTALDFVCLPRAWVRKNMTVVGEKTWCELRGEPCIDMELIQTDKKQICTSRSFGKLAENLDDISEAVASHAASCARKLRDQKSVAVSLMVFIHTNNFRPDLPQYFKNIVIELPVPTNSSIEIVHYALIGLKRIFASGYRYKKAGVIITEITKESAVQGNLFDSLDRTKHRKLMEAADKVTDRYGKQYLKLGSQGSGNNKVINMNQNLLSPSFSSRISDIITVKV, from the coding sequence ATGTTCGGGCTGGTTGATGGTAATAACTTCTTTGTAAGTTGCCAACGTGTATTCAGGCCGGACCTGAACGGGCGACCTGTCATCGTGCTTTCAAACAATGACGGTTGCGCCATCGCCCGGAGCAATGAAGCGAAAGCTTTAGGCATCAGAATGGGCGACCCGGCATTCAAGATCAGGGATATCATCAGAAAATATGATGTTGTTGTGTTTTCAAGCGCTTACTCATTATACGGTGATATGTCAGCGCGAATGATGATGATGTTTCAGTCTTATGTTCCTGAAATTGAGATATACAGCATTGATGAGGCCTTTCTGAACTTCTCCGGGATGGAACATTTCAACCTGAAAGAATACGGATCTCTGATCGTTCAGGAAACGACCAGGGGAACCGGTATTCCGGTCAGTCTAGGAATAGCACCGACAAAGACACTCGCCAAAGTAGCCAACAGGTTTGCCAAGAAGATTAAAGAATACAAGGGCTTATGTATTATTGACAGCGAAGAGAAGCGGATCAAAGCATTACAAATGACAGAAATAAGTGATGTATGGGGCATAGGCAGAAGATATTCGATCAGGTTAAATAAAATCGGCGTAAAAACAGCTTTGGATTTTGTCTGTCTTCCCCGGGCATGGGTGAGAAAGAATATGACCGTTGTTGGTGAAAAGACATGGTGTGAGTTACGTGGGGAACCATGTATTGACATGGAATTGATCCAAACGGACAAGAAACAGATCTGTACTTCGAGATCATTCGGGAAACTTGCGGAAAACCTTGATGATATAAGCGAAGCCGTTGCTTCTCATGCTGCTTCCTGTGCAAGGAAATTAAGGGATCAGAAATCTGTAGCTGTTTCCCTGATGGTTTTCATTCATACGAATAATTTTCGGCCGGATCTGCCGCAGTACTTTAAAAATATAGTTATAGAGTTACCGGTACCGACCAATAGCAGCATTGAAATCGTTCATTACGCTTTGATAGGATTAAAACGTATATTTGCATCCGGCTACCGGTATAAGAAAGCAGGTGTCATTATCACAGAGATAACAAAAGAAAGTGCGGTTCAAGGGAATCTGTTCGATAGTCTCGATCGTACAAAACATAGGAAATTAATGGAAGCAGCAGACAAGGTAACAGACCGTTATGGAAAACAATATTTAAAATTGGGATCCCAGGGATCCGGGAACAATAAGGTCATCAACATGAATCAAAATCTTCTTTCCCCTTCGTTTTCCTCCCGGATATCCGATATAATCACAGTAAAAGTATAA
- a CDS encoding SOS response-associated peptidase has translation MCFHNSMGKKAQEVAARYGRKSDVIEVYKEILEEKYHISAFTNPDCAVVTDDPELQIMKWGLIPFWSKDEKNASGIRKITYNARSETIFQKPSFRNPIMSKRCIVPSTGYFEYHHEGKETTPYYIFLKTEEIFSLGGIYDIWHDKETGETLHTFSIITTDANEFTGKIHNGGKNPYRMPLILDMADEEKWIGPGLLNEEINKLMKPFPVDRMDAYPVNRNFTKMNPFDKRVLESI, from the coding sequence ATGTGTTTTCATAATTCAATGGGCAAAAAAGCACAGGAAGTTGCAGCCCGTTATGGACGAAAGTCAGACGTAATAGAGGTATACAAAGAAATTTTAGAAGAAAAATACCATATTTCCGCATTCACCAATCCGGATTGTGCAGTTGTTACAGATGATCCGGAATTACAAATCATGAAATGGGGGTTGATCCCCTTCTGGTCAAAGGATGAAAAAAATGCATCCGGGATCAGGAAAATAACTTACAACGCAAGATCGGAAACCATCTTTCAAAAACCTTCTTTCCGTAACCCGATCATGTCGAAACGTTGTATTGTCCCTTCAACCGGATATTTTGAATATCATCATGAAGGGAAGGAAACAACCCCTTATTATATTTTTCTTAAAACAGAGGAGATATTTTCGTTGGGTGGCATTTATGATATCTGGCATGACAAAGAAACGGGAGAAACGCTTCATACATTTTCCATTATCACAACAGATGCGAATGAATTCACCGGGAAGATACACAACGGAGGGAAAAATCCGTACAGGATGCCTTTAATTCTAGATATGGCAGATGAAGAAAAGTGGATCGGTCCCGGTTTGCTAAACGAAGAAATAAACAAACTGATGAAACCTTTCCCGGTCGACCGGATGGATGCTTATCCTGTGAATAGGAATTTTACAAAGATGAACCCATTTGATAAAAGAGTGTTGGAGTCGATATAG